A stretch of the Aggregicoccus sp. 17bor-14 genome encodes the following:
- a CDS encoding CPBP family intramembrane glutamic endopeptidase yields MTPGLRSTLVQVAAPLVTILVVAGVSRAKRLSPREDLRLVPPPALAGVLWLAGWGLWVALGQYAAPWLGEEPVQRWSYTGAALWLRAVGILLFAPAAEELLFRGLLFGQLERTRLGTAGALVVSAALFAVLHLQYAPLSMALIFLDGLVLGAARAQARSVLLCFLMHALGNAVALAERWPAG; encoded by the coding sequence GTGACGCCCGGGCTCCGCTCCACGCTCGTGCAGGTCGCCGCGCCCCTGGTGACGATTCTCGTCGTCGCGGGGGTCTCGCGCGCGAAGCGCCTCTCGCCGCGCGAGGACCTGCGGCTCGTGCCGCCTCCTGCGCTCGCAGGAGTCCTGTGGCTCGCGGGCTGGGGGCTGTGGGTGGCGCTGGGACAGTACGCCGCGCCCTGGCTCGGCGAGGAGCCCGTGCAGCGCTGGAGCTACACGGGGGCAGCGCTGTGGCTGCGCGCGGTGGGCATCCTGCTGTTCGCGCCGGCGGCAGAGGAGTTGCTCTTTCGCGGCCTGCTCTTCGGGCAGCTCGAGCGCACGCGGCTGGGCACTGCCGGTGCACTCGTGGTGAGCGCGGCCCTCTTCGCCGTGCTGCACCTGCAGTACGCGCCGCTCTCCATGGCGCTCATCTTCCTGGACGGGCTGGTGCTGGGCGCGGCGCGCGCGCAGGCGCGCTCGGTGCTCCTGTGCTTCCTCATGCACGCGCTGGGCAACGCGGTGGCGCTCGCGGAGCGCTGGCCCGCGGGCTGA